A genomic segment from Peromyscus maniculatus bairdii isolate BWxNUB_F1_BW_parent chromosome 11, HU_Pman_BW_mat_3.1, whole genome shotgun sequence encodes:
- the LOC121821105 gene encoding large ribosomal subunit protein eL39-like produces MWQQLFSFPPPSCGRFLTWLLTLSSHKTFRIKQFLASKQKQNRPIPQCIQMKTGNKIRYNSKRRHWRRTKLGL; encoded by the exons atgtggcagCAG ctcttctcctttcctccaccATCGTGCGGTAGATTCCTGACTTGGCTTCTCACCTTGTCTTCTCACAAGACTTTCAGAATCAAGCAATTCCTGGccagcaaacaaaagcaaaatcgtCCTATTCCTCAGTGTATTCAGATGAAAACTGGTAACAAAATTAGGTACAACTCCAAGAGAAGACACTGGAGGAGAACAAAGCTGGGTCTGTAA
- the LOC121820852 gene encoding uncharacterized protein LOC121820852 isoform X2: protein MRKETIKTEGSKKMKLTQEQTQLPEPSGSNTQKDEGCLQTPQKPIPTPSSSSSNKKNTSSKKHNTIETQVSQKKHQLLELSATNNSSAVSELQTLQGLSATASRSIQAPQTPLKTCFTLKMPPGSAALSYQNFPVSLASNSNIHLNSPVPLTLSSGIQAPHVPSATPCSNVWILQMPSETVSSSFSAPQMAPVSVSSSAQNIHLPTAVAANSKQFPHSPQVITSRCVQSTGVPSAPLKVIKKPPTKQSSNVQVLHALPEAMSRNVCITQVPQITTSSSILTPNSATVKAHRNAKLPDLLEIGSAYSLAFLASPGTSSSSLQASQVLLQATSNSLPAPQVSIPTVTSRVQTTQTHPGAASNVIQDLHAPPRTESRSVCTTQVPPGVSYGTGQALPCPKVKVSRRVHAPQMPSATASKNLLDSRVSPATAYSALQTSQVLLPTTSNSLPAPQVSIPTVTSRVQTTQTHPGAASNVIQDLHAPPWTESRSVCTTQGPQGVSYGTGQALPCPKVKVSRRVHAPQMPSATASKNLLDSRVSPATAFSALQAPLRPPATRSSSPSRTPNNGNLPKEPSKVEGHHGVAKEVMVLKVTEPFTYDLINNKRMFHATVATETEFFRVKVFDTALKNKFIPQKIIAISDYFGVSGFLEIYGVSCVSDVNVNQTMVISNTLRRRANGTPKIKDLFSQTKGTYVNGRFVVTKKNERGDFIYYGIEDDTGKMEVVVSGPLTCIKCEPDNKVQLICFQLTSRGDTWQLKSVSHSYMQVISARRKVTQS, encoded by the exons aaagaaaccataaaaacTGAAGGTAGTAAGAAAATGAAGCTTACCCAGGAGCAGACTCAGCTTCCAGAACCTTCAGGAAGCAACACACAAAAAGATGAAGGTTGTCTTCAGACTCCTCAGAAGCCTATACCAACACCATCCAGCAGTTCCTCAAACAAG aaaaacacaagcaGCAAAAAACATAATACCATAGAGACACAAGTTTCCCAGAAAAAACACCAGCTTCTAGAATTGTCAGCAACCAACAACTCCTCAGCTGTGAGTGAACTCCAGACTCTTCAAGGTCTTTCGGCCACAGCTTCCCGCAGTATCCAGGCTCCTCAGACACCTCTAAAAACATGCTTCACTTTAAAAATGCCTCCGGGCTCTGCAGCACTCTCTTACCAGAATTTTCCAGTGTCTTTAGCATCAAACTCCAATATCCATCTGAACTCTCCAGTGCCTCTAACACTGTCCAGTGGCATCCAGGCTCCTCATGTACCTTCAGCAACACCGTGTAGTAATGTCTGGATCCTTCAAATGCCTTCAGAAACAGTGTCCAGCTCTTTCAGTGCTCCTCAGATGGCTCCAGTATCAGTGTCCAGCAGTGCCCAGAACATTCACCTACCTACAGCAGTAGCAGCCAATAGCAAACAGTTTCCTCACAGTCCTCAAGTAATAACATCCAGATGTGTCCAAAGCACAGGAGTACCTTCAGCACCATTGAAGGTCATAAAGAAGCCTCCAACAAAACAATCCAGCAATGTTCAAGTTCTCCATGCTCTTCCAGAAGCAATGTCCAGAAATGTCTGCATCACTCAGGTGCCTCAAATAACAACATCCAGTAGCATTCTGACTCCTAACTCTGCTACAGTAAAAGCACACAGGAATGCCAAGCTCCCAGATCTCTTAGAAATAGGAAGTGCTTATTCCCTGGCTTTTTTGGCATCTCCAGGAACATCATCTAGTAGTCTCCAGGCTTCTCAGGTACTTCTACAAGCAACATCCAACAGTCTTCCAGCTCCTCAGGTTTCTATACCAACAGTGACAAGCCGAGTCCAAACCACTCAAACACATCCAGGAGCAGCATCCAACGTAATCCAGGATCTTCATGCTCCTCCACGGACAGAGTCCAGAAGTGTGTGCACCACTCAAGTTCCTCCAGGAGTATCATATGGTACTGGACAGGCACTTCCCTGTCCTAAAGTAAAAGTATCAAGGAGGGTCCATGCTCCTCAGATGCCTTCAGCAACAGCATCCAAAAATCTCCTGGATTCCCGAGTGTCCCCAGCAACAGCATACAGTGCTCTCCAGACTTCTCAGGTACTTCTACCAACAACATCCAACAGTCTTCCAGCTCCTCAGGTTTCTATACCAACAGTGACAAGCAGAGTCCAAACCACTCAAACACATCCAGGAGCAGCATCCAACGTAATCCAGGATCTTCATGCTCCTCCATGGACAGAGTCCAGAAGTGTGTGCACCACTCAAGGGCCTCAAGGAGTATCTTATGGTACTGGACAGGCACTTCCCTGTCCTAAAGTAAAAGTATCAAGGAGGGTCCATGCTCCTCAGATGCCTTCAGCAACAGCATCCAAAAATCTCCTGGATTCCCGAGTGTCACCAGCAACAGCATTCAGTGCTCTCCAGGCtcctctgaggcctccagcaacAAGAAGCAGCAGTCCATCAAGG ACACCAAATAATGGAAACTTACCAAAGGAGCCTTCTAAAGTAGAAGGTCACCATGGAGTTGCCAAAGAAGTGATGGTGTTGAAAGTAACAGAACCATTTACTTATGATTTGATCAATAACAAAAGGATGTTCCATGCCACAGTGGCTACTGAGACTGAATTCTTCAGAGTGAAGGTTTTTGACACAGCCCTAAAGAACAAGTTCATCCCACAAAAGATCATTGCCATATCAGATTATTTTGGCGTCAGTGGATTTCTGGAGATATATGGAGTTTCCTGTGTGTCTGATGTGAATGTTAACCAAACGATGGTTATCTCAAATACACTGAGGAGAAGAGCCAATGGAACTCCTAAAATTAAGGATCTTTTCTCTCAAACAAAAGGGACATATGTGAATGGAAGGTTTGTGGTAACTAAG aaaaatgaaaggggTGACTTCATTTACTATGGGATTGAAGATGATACTGGGAAAATGGAAGTGGTGGTCAGTGGACCACTGACCTGTATCAAGTGTGAACCAGACAATAAAGTTCAACTCATCTGCTTCCAATTGACCTCAAGAGGAGATACTTGGCAGCTAAAGTCTGTAAGCCACAGTTACATGCAG GTCATCAGTGCCAGAAGAAAAGTCACTCAGTCCTGA